The Ochotona princeps isolate mOchPri1 chromosome 22, mOchPri1.hap1, whole genome shotgun sequence nucleotide sequence CCCCacgtggggagacccagatagagtccTGGGCGCCTGACTTGAATGTGGCCTTGTGCAGTGGGTCTTTGAAGGATGAACCGATGGATGGCAGATTTCACTctcattctctgcctctctttagtctctccatcactctttcaaataactcggcgaatctttaaaaatgctgaaagcctgaatgtgtatatgtatgtgtgttttgttgGCAGGTGCCAATATGGCTGGCAGGGCCTGTACTGTGACAAGTGTATCCCCCACCCGGGATGTGTCCATGGCACCTGCAACGAACCCTGGCAGTGCCTCTGTGAGACCAACTGGGGCGGCCAGCTCTGTGACAAAGGTATGTCCATCGGGGAGGACGTCGGGGGCTGGGAGCTCGACTTGGGGAAGACCATAAGATAaattggctttatttttatttgtgtgtgtttaactcTGTATTTGAATTTGCCTGAAGTTtcaggttgttgttgttttaaatggGCATGAGGCTAGAACCATGAAGGGTTCATAGTCTTTCCAGTTGCCTGGTTGTGACTTTGACATCTTTGTGGCAGATCTAAATTACTGTGGGACCCATCAGCCGTGCCTAAATGGGGGGACGTGTAGCAACACCGGGCCTGACAAATACCAGTGTTCCTGCCCCGAGGGCTATTCCGGACCCAACTGTGAAATTGGTAAGAGGCCCAGGCTCTGCTGGATTTTTCTATAGGTTCGCTTGTACATAAGGTGAGAGTTGTGTCTTCCCTTGGGTGttggagcctccttcaggtccttAAAGTGGAATGTTTTTAGTGGGTACTGTGGTGATACTGATTAGCATAGGAGGTGTTGAGATTCGGCTACCCCAGACCCAAGATGCCCTGGAATCTGTGTGGCTGGAGCCAGTGTAACAGGAAAGAGGCCTTGCTGGGTACAGAAGGCTTATGTCACACTCTTGTTGTCATTTCTGGAAATGTGTGTGGGATTCTGTTTGGGGGACAGGGTGGAGCCGTAGTGGTGGGCTCCTCTTCATCGTGACCGCCTTGGTTTTTACAGCAGAACACGCGTGCCTCTCGGATCCCTGCCACAACCGAGGCAGCTGCAGGGAGACCGCCCTGGGGTTTGAGTGTGAGTGTGCTCCAGGCTGGACTGGCCCCACGTGCTCCACGAGTAAGTCTGGGGTTGGGCTGGTGTCTGTTCTGGGGGAGCCTGTGTGCAGATGAGGGTTGGGGTAACACACTGCCATCCTAGAGGTATATCTGCTGGAGATGAGGAGGAGAGGGTTCAGTCTCCTGGCACTCCCGTGCCCATCTGTGAAGTTAACGTATGTGTATGCTTGCAGGCAACTCCTGGGCTAGATCAGGGCATGTGCTTCCCAGAGCTGTCTGTGTTAGGATTGCTCCCCCCATGGCCTTGGTGGGTGAGGGTGTGGCAGAAAGGGGCCCAGGATGCAGTGCTCCCTGGGGCTCTGAGACGGGTCCGTTGTGTCTGAACTGTTAAGATGCCCTACAGTGCAGCTCCGGGGTCTGTGGTATTCCCTTCAGAATTGGGGGACTTGAAAATTGCTGCTATCACTATCCTCACAGTGGCACATGGCATGGTCAGGGATCACTGGGGCTCCTGCAGGCGACATGTCGCCTCCCCCCCGTTCCTGTTGCAGTGGATGGTAGCCATTGCCATCTTCCAGGGTTCTTAatagcaacttggggagtgagtgctCGATCTGCGTGGTACACCTGCCCCGTGAGGGAATGAAGACCTCTCTGTAGTGCAGTGTCGGGGTGGGGGGTAgttttttccccttccctctgcaTTCTGCTCTCAACACAAAGAGGAGGCAGACAGGAGTGTCCTGTGTTACCAGTGGTGTGGGTATCCAGGTGTCTGTCTGCACCTTCTTACGGGGGATTAAACGAACTGGGGCAGTGGGGGATTTAAAGCTGAAATCAAGGCTTCTCCGTCCCACTTGTCCTGCTGTAGCTTTGCTCGGAGCAGGTGTCTGACCCCTGCGTAGAGGCTGTGCGTGTGAGTGGGTGGGGTTGCAGCCTTTCATTTGTCTGCTGGATTGACGTGAAACTGTCAGcacttccctgccttttgttgaACAGATATTGATGACTGTTCTCCAAATAATTGTTCCCACGGGGGCACCTGCCTGGACTTGGTGAATGGATTTAAGTGCGTGTGCCCTCCCCAGTGGACTGGCAAGACGTGCCAGTTAGGTAAGAAAATTCTCAGTGTCATCCCTGTGCTGGGGTGGCCACGGCCATCAGCAGTGATGGGAAGGAGGGGCGTGACGCCAGCGGTGTATCTGCACCACACGATACTACGGAGCAATTTATTATCTAGCGCCTAGCGGGCCTGGGAGAAATAACTTGCATGCAAATGGACTTGGCTGTTTGCGGCCCTGTGGGAAAGTCGTGGGATTCCCTGAACCATGTCAATCGGCTGTCCACAAGTGTTGAGCTGGGTTCCAGCGGGATGATCTCATAAGGAAGGAGCTGTCTGCATTCTTTTTGCCACATTTCAATCCCAGCGACTAGGTTTTGCACAGCAGTGCCGGGTGGCGCTCTGCTGTTCTGGCTGGGGGCTGGTGGTTCACCAGCAGCTGGGAAGCGAACAGTTTAATGCTCCTGATTGGATAATggcaagggagagaggggagggctcAGCTGGTCACGGTAGAGAAAGGGACCCTGGTACCTTttactgtgctgctgctttattaAAGCATCTCCGATTTCAGACCAATTCCGTGTTGGTTTCTTTCcgaggggttggggagagggctCGGTCTCAGTGGTCCTCCTTGTTGCCTTTCAGATGCAAATGAGTGTGAGGCCAAGCCTTGTGTCAACGCCAAATCCTGTAAGAATCTGATTGCCAGCTACTACTGCGATTGCCTCCCTGGCTGGATGGGTCAGAACTGTGACATAAGTGAGTGACTtggtttccccccacccctcgaCACGTGGGTGCTGGAGGTTCTAACCAGTCCCTGCCCCTGCTCCACTCCTTGGCCTTGTGCCTCTGGAGCAAAACTTGCAAACAGGCATgtttctggaaaggcagtggtCTGTGCAGCTGGGCAGGCCTGACACTTGATGGGACTCCGTAGCAGCCCAACGGGCCATGTTCTGACAAGGTGGCTGGAATGAGGATGTCAGATTTCACTCCCAAGTCTCCGCCCAGTGTAGCAGTGACCTCACctcacaggaggcagagagggcGGCGAGGAGACTTGATGGGAAGTTTTTGTCGCGAGTTGAGAGGGCTTTTCCAAAGCGTGAAGGCCAATTTCCAAGTCACAGGCCTCTTTAGCGTGATGACTTCTGTCTTCTGTTTGCAGATATTAACGACTGCCTCGGCCAGTGTCAGAACGACGCCGCCTGTCGGGTACGTAAACCTTTGGTGTGAATCAAAGCTTTGAGAATTGACAGCAAATCGCAGgcttgctgggctgctgggagagcTAGACACGCAGGTGGAGAGCGAGTCCCGGCATGCTTCCCTTGGGCTGGTGTTCCCGGCCTCTCGGGGCGTGGCATCTGGCAGTGTCAGTGCGTCAGCTGAGGCCGCAGGAAAGCCTGTGGCTggaacacagaaaatgaaagtgacacgtgtttcccctcccccttctgcTCTTCCAGGATCTGGTTAACGGTTACCGCTGTATCTGTCCACCTGGCTATGCAGGCACCCACTGTGAGAGGGACATTGACGAGTGTGCCAGCAACCCCTGTTTGAATGGGGGTCACTGTCAGGATGAAATCAACCGATTCCAGTGTCTCTGTCCCACTGGTTTCTCTGGGAGCCTCTGCCAGGTGAGCGTGGACGGAACCCCCAATGGGCAAACTTGCACCGCCCTGCCCTCTTCCTCCATGCCTCGCTGTTGGCTGCCGTGGCCGGGGTGTCTTGACGTCTAGATACATGCTAGCTAGGAGCAGACTGGTGAAGGGTTCAGTGCCCGTAGCCCGGCGATTCAGCCGGTGTTCTGTTTCCATTGCGCCCCAGGTTCAGCCTGTACCCTCTCGACTCTGTTGCTCTTAAAATGCATACCTGGACCTAGGATGGAAAGATGCAGTTACACAGGCTGTAGAAACAGTAGGAAGATCAATTTCCAGCCTCTACCACCCCAGAAAAGTTGCCAGGACACTCTTgtttattctgattttatttcttttttttgggcTGCGCCTGCTTCCCTGCTCTGCAGCTTGACATTGACTACTGTGAGCCCAATCCCTGCCAGAACGGCGCCCAGTGCTACAACCGTGCCAGCGACTACTTCTGCAAGTGCCCTGAAGACTATGAGGGCAAGAATTGCTCACATCTCAAAGACCACTGCCGCACGACCCCTTGTGAAGGTACCCACTGGCCCCTGAAACCCGGCTTTCCCCAGACTGCCCCCCTGCCACCTTCACCACCTTTTGCCATCTGCCCTTGGGATTGCCAGAAAGTCTTTAGCGCTAAGGAGACTGACAGATGGAAACGGCCTTTATCTGCCTGTCAAGGCAAAAGTGGAAGGCCTAGGAACCCTCTCACTAtctcaccagtgggaggagtcTGTGTCCCAGTAGCCCCGGGGAGAGAATGTAAATCCGGGTGTGGCTCTTGTTCTGGGGTGGGCTGCTAGGCAAGCCCCCACTGTCTGTGGGAACCTTCGGCAGCAGTAGGGGATGTTCCACAGCTGTGTCGTCAGGTGTGGGAGCCATGGGCCATCGTGGCCACTGGGCCTTTGAAGGTGGCTAGTGTCACTAGGAGCTGTAAGTCTAGTGCATTTCGAGGCCAGTGGCCACGTGTAGCCCACAGCTCCTGCAGTAGATGGCATGGCCGTTCAAGGCTTCTGTGGACTGGTCTTGTTTCAAGTGAGAGTAAGGAAAGGGAAgaagcagagtgtgtgtgtttttacttttattggaaagacagctttacagagaaggagagacgtgcacagtggccgcaacggccagagctgaatctacccaaacccaggagccgggacttcctgagtctcccacatgggtgcagggcccaaggctttgttgggccatcctttgctgctttctcaggccataggcaggaagctggatgggaagtggagtagttgggatgcaaactggcacccatatgggatgctggcacttggaggtggaggatagccagttgagccattgtgctgggcccttagttttttttgttttgtttttttgtgtgtgtttttacttTAAAGGTGGGATGACAGGAGCTCTCACCTACACAGGGAGaacagtttgtttttttaatctggcagtgtgccacacacacactgacagagCCCTGCCCTTCTCCACCCGCCCTGCCGAGTGCCTCTTCGTCACCCCCACCCAGCTTTGGAGGTGGGCTTGGCTCGGGGGCGGGGGGATCCTCAGCTGTGATCTCATCCTCCGCCTGTCTTTCAGTGATTGACAGCTGCACGGTGGCCATGGCATCCAACGACACGCCTGAAGGGGTGCGGTACATCTCCTCGAACGTCTGTGGTCCCCACGGGAAGTGCAAGAGCCAGTCGGGGGGCAAATTCACCTGTGACTGTAACAAAGGCTTCACGGGCACGTACTGCCATGAAAGTAAGCCCCCAGTTACCGAGGGGGGGGCATTGAATGAGGAAGTAAGATTGGGGACACTAGCTAAGTCATCTCATTGCATCTGGGGTCTGAGACTGAGGTCGTGTTCCGCCTACCAGATCACGCTTGGCTGCCGTGCCTGTTTTGCAGTGTTCTGGGGTCCTCTAAGTCTGGCTGCTCCCTCTTTTCTGAGGAAGTTTCTCCCCTGGGCCCACTGAGTAGTAGCTCAGTGAGCTGAGGCCCTAACAATACCAGCAGGGTTTTGGGGGTGGCAGGTGCTGGAGACCTCTGGCCTGTTTCAGGGAAACGGTGCACATCAAGATATCGGGTGCATctccccaggaggcagctgggaaAGTGCTAGAATGCGCGGGGGGCTTGGCCGCATCACGGCTTGTCCTTTTGCCCCTCagtttgtcttttttccttctccagaTATTAATGACTGTGAGAGCAACCCCTGTAAAAATGGTGGCACTTGCATCGACGGTGTCAACTCCTACAAGTGCATCTGCAGCGACGGCTGGGAGGGGACCCATTGTGAAGCCAGTGagtgtgtggttcttgtgggaaatcCCACTCTACCTGGGCAAGCCTTTGTTTCCAGTAGGACCCTGGTGGTGTCTCTGAATGCAGGTGGCAGCCCACAGGGAGGGCTTTGTGCTGGGGACTGTGCAATGATGATGGTGATGTAGATCCTGCTTAGAAGGGAGGCACTCTGTTGATTCCAAGATCTGGGCATGTTGAGTTTGTCATTGGGTGTTTCAGACACCTGCCCCACCCCCCGCCTCCAGCTGGCCTGACTTATGGCACTCACTGTGACCCCCCGATTGAAAGTGCCTTTATTCCTAGAAAAGCGGGTGATGGGGTCAGAGTCCTGGGACTGCTCAGCTTTCCCTTTGATGTGGGCAGTGGTGACGGAGAGGCTGGGTGTGCCAGGAATGGTCCTGGAATCGTCTTCAGCCGAGTGTCTCCTGGTTTGTCGCTTCTAGATATCAATGACTGCAGCCAGAACCCCTGCCACAATGGGGGCACATGCCGAGACCTGGTCAACGACTTCTACTGTGACTGCAAGAATGGGTGGAAAGGAAAGACCTGTCACTCACGTAAGTGGCAGCTCTCCCCgctccccccgccccgcccaaGGTCTGTCTGCCTTCTGTGAGAGACCAGACTGAATGCTCACATTGAGATGTTTCTCCTCCAGGTGACAGCCAGTGTGACGAGGCCACGTGCAACAATGGCGGCACCTGCTATGACGAGGGCGATGCCTTTAAGTGTATGTGTCCCGGAGGTTGGGAAGGAGCGACTTGTAACATAGGTAAGCCGTCAGCCCCACCACGTGGGACCTGCTGTGGGTGTGGCCATGGGAACAGGTCGGTTGATTGGCTTGTGGAGCCTGTGGGCGAGTTGCCTGGTAGGCTTCTTGGCTCCTCAGACTGCGGGTGCATTCTCAGAAAGTGGGGGTGGTCTTGTCTGCTCTTGTCTTATAGCCCGGAATAGTAGCTGTTTGCCCAACCCCTGCCATAATGGGGGCACCTGCGTGGTCAACGGCGAGTCCTTCAGCTGTGTGTGCAAAGAAGGCTGGGAGGGGCCCACCTGTACCCAGAGTGagtgtcctccccaccccaccccccttgGAACTCTCCCAGGGCTGCTGCAGAGTAGTCTGACACCCCTAGGGACTGGCTCGCAATcgaaaccagaagcagagctgtttGATGTCTGCTTTTGTATCACCTGGGTCTGTATTAATGACTTGATGGGACGCAGTGCTGACCTGGGCCTGAGAAAGTCGCCAGTGAGATAAGTGGAGACAGATGGTGTCTTGTTCCCAGCTCCCGCGGCTCAACAGCAGCCCGTCTCCTCGCCTGCTCCCCCCAGCACGCCTGTCCCCTCCCGGGGCCTCTTCCTGCGTCCTGTGTCCCACGGCCAATGCAGCTGGGAATGCTGCAGGCCTGGTTCCAATTTAGCAGAGGCTGCCCACCGTAGCTTCTTGGTGATAACTACTCTGACTTTATAATGTGGTTACGTAATGGAGAACTAAATGATGCTTTCCCTTAAGGTCCAGACTGCCTCTCCCTGTTGAAAGCCTCACACTTGGGTTGTCTTTTCCTTTGCAGATACCAATGACTGTAGTCCTCATCCCTGGTGAGTGTGCTggcctgcgcctgtgtgggaatCTTTGTGTTGAACGCAGGTCGGGAGGTCTTGGGCGGGGCCTCAGGCTGTGCCCTTCTAACAAGCTCCCCGGAGGGATGCCGGGCCTGCTGCTCCGTGCAGCACACGGGAATCAGCCAGGTTGTGCCCTCATTTAGAGCAGTGCTTCTGCACCTTGGCTGCACCTGGGCGTCCCCTGGGGAGCTCCTAGAagtcccagggcctgggctgcaAGGGAGACGCCTAGGAAATTAGATTCTTTAGGGCAGGGACCCGAACAtcagtatatataaatatgtgtgtgtgtgtgtatatatatatattttttctttttttaaaactcctCAGGAAGGTCGGGGTTGAGAATCACTGATTCTAAGTCACATAGTCACCCATGATTGTGCCGGGCAGTTGGTTGGTAACCAAGGggatattttctttgtttttgttttccctatTAGTTACAACAGTGGCACCTGCGTGGATGGAGACAATTGGTACCGGTGCGAGTGTGCCCCGGGTTTTGCGGGGCCTGACTGCAGAATAAGTAAGgaccaactgtgtgtgtgtgttctccccacGCCCACCCCAGTAGCTCTCTTTCTCACTGGACTCCTCAGCCCCAGGCTGCTGTTCTTGATAACCATTAGAGCTGTCCTTCCTTATTAGGATCCCTGACAAAGCTAGTGATGTACCGCTTCCAGCTGGGATTCGGGTCCTTGGGGGAGACATAGCGCCCTAGATCTTAGGGGAAATACAGTACCAGTCACAGAATCTGACGACTAGGCACACACTGGAGCCCCAAGGAGGGCGCTGGGCTTTCCCTGCAGCTGGTGGGGACGGAGGATGGTAGCCGCAGCTGTCGGTTGGAGCTGAGGCCGACGGAAGAGCCTGGAACTGGGGCTTCTGCAGTGGCTTTGAGCAGGCTGAGAAAAGTGACTAAGACAGAATCAAGTGGCAGGCAGGGCGGGTTTTCAGGAAGCTCCGCCTTCTTTCCCTTCTACAAGTCCTCTTTCTACTCCCTCTCCCTGAACTGTCTGTGTTTTTGGGGCTAAATTTCAGCACCAATTGGGCTGAGGTTGTGTGTTTCGTGTTTCTAAGTCGGGGGCTGGCAAAGAATGGCCTGGGGGCCACTTACAGCTTTGTTATTATATAATAAGTTTCATTGGCATACAGCCAGACCCCTTCGTTTGCATATTCTCTGTGGCTACTTCATGATGTCACAACAGAGACCTTACGCCAtgcaaaaccttaaaaaaatattttgccctCCTCGGTTATCCTGGGAGGGGCAGGGCGGGGGCTGCAGATCTGTTTGTTCGGTTGTGGACCGTGTAAGCGAAAGCTCACTTAGTTTAACTTGTGGTGGGGATGCTGTTCTGTCTGTAGGGTCACTAGACAACCCAGAAGCAAATACTGCCTGTCCACAGTGGGAGCCTAAAAGAGAATTTCGTTTTTTCCTAGACATCAACGAATGCCAGTCTTCACCTTGTGCCTTCGGGGCAACCTGTGTGGATGAGATCAATGGCTACCGCTGTGTCTGCCCCCCGGGGCACAGTGGTGCTAAGTGCCAGGAAGGTGAGTGTGCCTGTCTGTGGGCTGGGAGGGTGCCGGGTGAGCAGAGTCCCACAGTCAGCGTTCTGACTGTCCACACATGTGAGTGCTGCGTAACAATGCCGACACACCGTGGCTCGTGGCAGGGCACATTTGTGCTGCAGTGTTGTGTGTCGGCTGGCAGAGTGAGATGGTGCTGCGGGTTAGGTGTAGTTGCCCAGCAACTGTCTCATCTTGGCAAAGGGCCAGGCTCGCCCCTGAAAGCTTGGCTGTGAAATGTCTCTGGTCCCATCTGTTGCTGTTGTGGAAGCCCAAGCAGGTCACCTGGGCCATTGTGCAGGGCCGGAGGGCGGCGAGGAACCTCCGTGCCTGCCGTAACAGAAGTGTCGGTGCCTGGCAGAAGGCACAGGTGTCACGGCTGTATGAGGAGCTGCCCTGATCAGATTCGTGGAGAGAGGCATGTTCCTTCCCCTTAGCATCTCCACCACCTGTCAGTTTCAGGAAGGCCTTGCATCACTATGGGGAGTATGATACCAGACGGGGCCAAATGGGATGACGACTGTAACACCTGCCAGTGCCTGAACGGACGGATTGCCTGTTCCAAGGTAGGGCGTGAGGGGAGCTGCGCTTCGTCTGTGTCCTGGGGTTCTGGGGCTGGGGCGTTCCTGCTAAGCTGTCGGCTCCTGTTCTCTCTTTAGGTTTGGTGTGGCCCTCGACCTTGCCTGCTCCACAAGGGGCACAGTGAGTGCCCCAGTGGGCAGAGCTGCATCCCCATCTTGGATGACCAGTGCTTCGTCCGCCCCTGTACCGGGGTGGGTGAGTGTCGCTCATCTGGGCTGCAGCCGGTCAAGACCAAGTGCACCTCGGACTCCTATTACCAGGATAACTGTGCCAACATCACCTTTACCTTTAACAAGGAGATGATGTCACCGGTACGTAACACCTTTTTTAGAAGTTGGGAATGACTGTGGATTTGTTGGTTTTAAAAGAGGAAGGATCTCACAAGCTGGGATCTACTTTTCCTTAGCCTAAACTCATGTAAAATTGTTAGCTTGCCGCCTTCCAAACATCagcttttttgctttctttctgtatctcctgtaTGTGGATTTTTACAAATTGTTGCAGGGACTCACCACGGAGCACATCTGCAGTGAACTGAGGAATCTGAATATTTTGAAGAATGTGTCTGCTGAATATTCAATCTACATAGCCTGTGAGCCTTCCCCGTTGGCCAACAATGAAATTCACGTGGCCATTGTGAGTATAAGATCCCGCTGGTACTGAATTATTTGATTGCAAGGTAGCTAGTAACTAAAGTTTTAGTAACTATCAAAATGGAGCCAAATACATGGAAGCGGGTggacagggggtggggggagtcttGTGTAGACGGCTTGTCAAGGAATTTTGAATGAAAGTGACCATGATGTGCTCCTGACGCTGAAGACTGACCGGTTTTCCTCTTGCCAGTCCGCTGAAGACATCCGTGACGATGGGAACCCCATCAAGGAGATCACGGACAAGATCATTGATCTTGTCAGCAAGCGTGATGGAAACAGCTCTCTCATCGCTGCCGTTGCTGAGGTCCGAGTTCAGAGGCGTCCTCAGAAAAACACAACAGGTAGGTGTGGCTCGGCAACATGTCCACCTTGGCACAGCACCCAGGAAACCCACCCTGTTAGCTCTGGGGTCCGGCTTCCTGGCCAAGGGCACGTGGCTGATGGGAGAGCGACTGTCCTTTGTCCTTCCCTGATAACACAGCACCTGTTGTGCAGGTTCCCCTGCACAACAGGTGCTGTGTTATGTCCAGAACCACAGCAGAGCCTTCAGCAGGGTGACACTccacagggccagggctggcGTGCGTGTCCTGAAATGGGCCGGGATCTGGTGTGTCAGTGTCCTGACACCGGCTGTTTGGTGTAGGGCTTACTCGAGGCTTGATGACTCTGTAGGATGACCTCATTTTCCTCACGCCcatttcttttcccatttttcttcatTCGTTCTGAAAAGGAGATCACTCAGCTGGTCtctaaatgcttgcaatagctaggactgggccgggctggatgaagctaggagcctacgGATCACTCTGGGTCTCTGatatgggtagcagggagccCAGCTCTTGATCCCAGGCATTCCGAAGCAGTTATCCCAAGTGGCGTCTTCATCATTCTGCCAGACGCTCCCTAATTTCCCGATCATCACTGTGGTAGCAAGACGAAAATGTCAACCCTCATCCCCTGGCATGGGAGCCACCTGCTTTGGGCCTCTGATAGTTCTGAAAAGCTGCTTTTCAGAACTACCCTGAGACACCACTGCCTCTGGGCAGAGTTGGGGCAGAGTTCCTTAGAGCTGGGAACTGACAACTAGTGCAACTGTGAAAAGGGACTGGGCCCCATGGTGTGTTCCTGTAAGGGACTCGGGACAGGAGAACCACTTCTGGTATTGTTTAGTTCTTGTCTGCCAAGTTGATGGGTcctgtgcctgcctgccttccagatTTCCTGGTTCCTTTGCTGAGCTCcgtcctgactgtggcctgggtctGTTGCTTGGTGACGGCCTTCTACTGGTGCGTGCGGAAGCGGCGGAAGCCCAGCAGCCACACTCGCTCAGCCTCGGAGGACAACACCACCAACAACGTGCGGGAGCAGCTGAACCAGATCAAGAACCCCATTGAGAAGCACGGTGCCAACACGGTCCCTGTCAAGGACTACGAGAGCAAGAACTCCAAAATGTCTAAAATAAGGACACACAACTCGGAAGTCGAAGAGGACGACATGGACAAGCACCAGCAGAAAGCCCGGTTCGCCAAACAGCCCGCATACACGCTGGTAGACAGAGACGAGAAGCCCCCCAATGGCACACCAACAAAACACCCCAACTGGACAAACAAACAGGACAACAGAGACTTGGAAAGCGCGCAGAGCTTGAACCGGATGGAGTACATCGTATAGCAGAGGGCGGGCGCTGCCACCACGAGGGAGAGTGAGGCCACTTGGCAGTTCTTGAAACTGTTGTGTCCTATTCGACTCTGAGGCTGTTGTTGACTTAGAAAAAGCCCTGTGTTAATTTAAGTTCTGACAAGCTGGCTTACACTGGCAGTGGTAGTTTCTGTGGTTGGCTGGGAAAGCGAGGGCTGCATCTCACGgctatgcaaaacaaaacaaaacaaaaaggtaggCAAAGAGTGCCCTGGTTGGACCATTCCCTACGGCTGACACGTTGCGGATCGGGCTCCCAGGAGACTGCCCCAGCCTTTGGTCCTGAACTCCCACTCCTGCCAGATGTCCTAATGGTGATGCAGTCTTGGGATcatagttttatttatatttattgattcttgagttgtttttgtaTATTGGTTTTATGATGACGTACAAGTAGTTCTGTATTTGGAAGTGCCTTTGCAGCTCAGAACCACAGCAGCTATCACAAAtgagtttattatttattttttttattgtattttgtttgttgttggGAAGGGGGGACTTGGATGTCAGCAGTTGCTGGTCAAATGAAgaatttaaagaggaaaaaaatgtcaaaagtaGAATTTTTGTATAGTTatgtaaataattctttttttattaatcacTGTGTATATTTGATTTATTAACTTAATAATCAAGAGCCTTAAAACatcattcctttttatttatatgtatgtgtttagAACTGAAGGTTTTTGATAGCAGTGTAAGCGttacaactattttttttttttttttgaacttatTACATGTTGCCTATACGCCAAACTTAAGGTGTTTGAaactagtttattttaaaaacaataagatGGGCTTCCTTTGCCTGGAATGCTGATGGatagctgtgttttgttttttctgtacaACGTCAGATGTTAAAACCCCTCCTGTAGCATCACTTTAAAATGCGTTTTAAGGACCGACTGAGGCTGTTTGAGAacaggttccttttttttttttttttttttaatttttctttaca carries:
- the JAG1 gene encoding protein jagged-1; translated protein: MRSPRTRGRPGRPLSLLLALLCALRAKVCGASGQFELEILSMQNVNGELQNGNCCGGSRNPGDRKCTRDECDTYFKVCLKEYQSRVTAGGPCSFGSGSTPVIGGNTFNLKASRGNDRNRIVLPFSFAWPRSYTLLVEAWDSSNDTVQPDSIIEKASHSGMINPSRQWQTLKQNTGVAHFEYQIRVTCDDYYYGFGCNKFCRPRDDFFGHYACDQNGNKTCMEGWMGPECNRAICRQGCSPKHGSCKLPGDCRCQYGWQGLYCDKCIPHPGCVHGTCNEPWQCLCETNWGGQLCDKDLNYCGTHQPCLNGGTCSNTGPDKYQCSCPEGYSGPNCEIAEHACLSDPCHNRGSCRETALGFECECAPGWTGPTCSTNIDDCSPNNCSHGGTCLDLVNGFKCVCPPQWTGKTCQLDANECEAKPCVNAKSCKNLIASYYCDCLPGWMGQNCDININDCLGQCQNDAACRDLVNGYRCICPPGYAGTHCERDIDECASNPCLNGGHCQDEINRFQCLCPTGFSGSLCQLDIDYCEPNPCQNGAQCYNRASDYFCKCPEDYEGKNCSHLKDHCRTTPCEVIDSCTVAMASNDTPEGVRYISSNVCGPHGKCKSQSGGKFTCDCNKGFTGTYCHENINDCESNPCKNGGTCIDGVNSYKCICSDGWEGTHCEANINDCSQNPCHNGGTCRDLVNDFYCDCKNGWKGKTCHSRDSQCDEATCNNGGTCYDEGDAFKCMCPGGWEGATCNIARNSSCLPNPCHNGGTCVVNGESFSCVCKEGWEGPTCTQNTNDCSPHPCYNSGTCVDGDNWYRCECAPGFAGPDCRININECQSSPCAFGATCVDEINGYRCVCPPGHSGAKCQEVSGRPCITMGSMIPDGAKWDDDCNTCQCLNGRIACSKVWCGPRPCLLHKGHSECPSGQSCIPILDDQCFVRPCTGVGECRSSGLQPVKTKCTSDSYYQDNCANITFTFNKEMMSPGLTTEHICSELRNLNILKNVSAEYSIYIACEPSPLANNEIHVAISAEDIRDDGNPIKEITDKIIDLVSKRDGNSSLIAAVAEVRVQRRPQKNTTDFLVPLLSSVLTVAWVCCLVTAFYWCVRKRRKPSSHTRSASEDNTTNNVREQLNQIKNPIEKHGANTVPVKDYESKNSKMSKIRTHNSEVEEDDMDKHQQKARFAKQPAYTLVDRDEKPPNGTPTKHPNWTNKQDNRDLESAQSLNRMEYIV